From Flavipsychrobacter sp., a single genomic window includes:
- a CDS encoding T9SS type A sorting domain-containing protein gives MKFKTLLTMATCMALGMQANAQMRLVADAHYRYAGTTYNLMDSNKYEHSSNGYATAQFNIPVFDNQFDMGYLYKVVSGNATLSERTTTTFSSNNIDMSTTDTTSDGGTTWKGKRRVKINYVSGKPDTVFYANWSNFGSGSWFTNRKTAYVFTGNNITSETSQRYVFGMGAGWRNDYRNTYSYSGANKVTSLIHEEWNNSSKIWENKTKAETSYNGSNQPLVVNNYNWDGSAWVINDRDNYTYNAGKLESIASEFYFSGTWTGSYKNTYYGTGAHPDSMIRQSWDQINKFYINNIKYYYKHNGAGQVTELRTETWDGIGSFKPTSNADSMNRYYYWWPTNVATNTVVEKALMVYPSPANNLVSIKLSGDVYGKPVRFTVTDMSGRIVKSWSGISSPKMSVSVADLPTGSYILTANNAEDIQSQRFSVEK, from the coding sequence ATGAAATTTAAAACTCTACTTACAATGGCCACTTGCATGGCTTTAGGTATGCAAGCAAATGCACAAATGAGACTGGTAGCTGATGCTCATTATAGATACGCAGGTACTACGTATAATTTAATGGACAGTAATAAATATGAGCACTCAAGTAATGGGTATGCTACAGCACAGTTTAATATACCTGTGTTTGATAACCAGTTTGATATGGGGTACTTATACAAAGTGGTTTCGGGAAATGCTACATTAAGTGAAAGAACAACAACTACTTTTTCCAGTAACAATATTGATATGAGTACTACAGATACTACATCAGATGGAGGTACTACATGGAAAGGTAAGAGAAGAGTAAAAATAAATTACGTTAGCGGTAAGCCAGATACAGTTTTTTATGCTAACTGGAGCAACTTTGGAAGTGGCAGTTGGTTTACCAACAGGAAAACAGCATATGTTTTCACTGGTAATAATATAACATCTGAAACCTCTCAACGCTATGTGTTTGGTATGGGAGCTGGTTGGAGAAACGACTATAGAAATACTTATTCTTATAGTGGTGCTAACAAAGTGACTAGTTTAATACACGAGGAGTGGAATAATTCTAGTAAAATATGGGAAAATAAAACAAAGGCAGAAACCTCTTATAATGGTTCTAATCAACCACTTGTAGTAAATAACTATAATTGGGATGGTAGTGCATGGGTAATCAATGATAGAGATAACTATACCTACAATGCAGGTAAGTTAGAATCTATTGCTAGTGAGTTTTACTTCAGTGGTACATGGACGGGCTCGTATAAAAATACCTATTACGGTACTGGTGCGCATCCAGATAGTATGATCAGACAAAGTTGGGATCAGATCAATAAGTTCTATATCAATAATATCAAGTACTACTACAAACATAATGGAGCAGGCCAGGTTACAGAATTGAGAACAGAAACCTGGGATGGAATTGGTTCGTTTAAACCTACTAGTAACGCCGATTCAATGAACCGTTACTACTATTGGTGGCCTACTAATGTAGCTACAAATACTGTGGTTGAAAAAGCATTGATGGTATATCCTTCTCCTGCAAACAATCTGGTAAGCATCAAATTATCAGGTGATGTATACGGTAAGCCTGTGCGTTTTACAGTTACAGACATGTCAGGACGTATTGTGAAAAGCTGGTCAGGCATTTCAAGTCCTAAAATGAGTGTTTCAGTTGCAGACTTGCCAACAGGTAGTTATATATTGACTGCTAATAATGCAGAAGACATACAGTCTCAACGCTTTTCGGTAGAAAAGTAG
- a CDS encoding T9SS type A sorting domain-containing protein has translation MRLKTILTIASCMALGMQANAQMRLIADAHYNYDGASYLPVDSNFYVQHGNGQNPGQFDINIFQHQYNERTTYSFSGSAATPSWKRVNSFNGSNLEEQLIQKASGSSWVNDSRYRVVYKGSVPDSIYYEDWRTQGGGSWRTNDIYVYTFSGNNVTSVTKIDYFWNNQSKQFEYRNDYRDTYTRNGAGKPTSMIHEEWNNSTKLWENKTKVETSYNGSNEPMVVSNFNWTSGAWAINDRDNYTYNAGKLESIASEFYFGGKWTGSYKNTYYGTNANPDSMIRQSWDQINNFYINNIKFYYKHNGGGQMTELRTETWDGVGSFKPTVNTDSLNRYYYWWPTNITTNKALENAMSVFPSPATNMVNVSLPSSHYGQPVHFTVTDMSGRIVKRWADVSSPKISVSVTDLPTGTYILNASNGEGMKSQRFSVVK, from the coding sequence ATGAGATTAAAAACTATACTTACAATTGCTTCTTGCATGGCATTAGGAATGCAAGCAAACGCGCAAATGAGGCTTATAGCTGATGCGCATTACAATTATGATGGAGCGTCATATTTACCTGTAGACAGTAACTTTTACGTACAGCATGGAAATGGTCAAAATCCAGGACAGTTTGATATCAATATCTTCCAACACCAATATAATGAGCGTACTACTTACTCTTTTTCAGGTAGTGCAGCAACGCCATCTTGGAAGAGAGTAAACTCCTTTAATGGTTCTAATTTAGAAGAGCAACTAATACAGAAAGCAAGCGGTAGTTCTTGGGTAAATGACAGTAGATATAGAGTCGTTTATAAGGGGAGTGTACCTGACAGTATCTATTACGAAGATTGGAGAACTCAAGGCGGTGGTTCATGGCGTACCAACGATATTTATGTATATACTTTTTCTGGAAACAATGTGACCTCTGTAACTAAGATCGATTATTTCTGGAATAACCAGTCAAAGCAATTTGAATATAGAAACGACTACAGAGATACCTACACAAGAAATGGTGCTGGTAAGCCAACTTCAATGATACATGAAGAGTGGAATAATAGCACAAAACTGTGGGAGAATAAGACCAAAGTAGAAACTTCATACAATGGTTCTAATGAACCTATGGTAGTAAGCAACTTTAATTGGACAAGCGGTGCTTGGGCAATTAACGATAGAGATAACTATACCTATAATGCAGGTAAGCTAGAGTCTATAGCAAGTGAGTTTTATTTTGGTGGTAAGTGGACAGGTTCTTATAAAAACACTTATTACGGAACTAATGCTAACCCAGATAGTATGATCAGACAAAGCTGGGATCAGATCAACAATTTCTACATCAACAACATTAAGTTCTACTACAAGCACAATGGTGGTGGTCAAATGACAGAGTTGAGAACAGAAACTTGGGATGGAGTTGGTTCTTTCAAACCTACAGTAAATACGGATTCACTGAATCGTTACTACTACTGGTGGCCTACTAACATAACCACGAATAAAGCACTGGAAAATGCGATGAGTGTATTCCCTTCTCCTGCTACAAATATGGTTAATGTTTCACTTCCTAGCAGCCATTATGGTCAGCCTGTACACTTTACAGTTACAGATATGTCTGGTCGTATTGTTAAGAGATGGGCAGATGTTTCTAGTCCTAAGATCAGTGTTTCTGTTACCGATTTGCCAACAGGTACTTATATCTTAAATGCAAGTAACGGAGAAGGTATGAAGTCTCAACGTTTCTCTGTAGTAAAATAA
- a CDS encoding 2OG-Fe(II) oxygenase yields MEERFEELIDGYAQNGVGVSRHFLPQDLAMSLRQNLESLYLNGQTVLAGVGDANNRVVATAIRRDKIFWIEPDTTNISELQFIAIVEDFVAHLNATCYTGINAYEFHYAVYEEGSYYKRHKDQFKTNSARKFSFVIYLNENWEECNGGQLVLYSNNGVEQSELPTNRKAVFFRSDDLEHEVLPVNKKRLSIVGWLKSV; encoded by the coding sequence ATGGAAGAACGCTTTGAAGAGCTTATAGATGGCTATGCGCAAAATGGTGTCGGGGTTTCGAGACACTTCTTACCGCAAGATCTGGCAATGTCGTTAAGACAAAACTTAGAGTCTCTTTATTTGAATGGGCAAACAGTACTTGCCGGAGTTGGCGATGCCAATAACAGAGTAGTAGCAACAGCTATAAGAAGGGATAAGATATTTTGGATAGAACCCGATACTACTAATATTTCTGAATTACAGTTTATAGCAATTGTTGAAGATTTTGTAGCGCATTTAAACGCAACTTGCTATACGGGGATAAATGCATATGAGTTCCATTATGCAGTATACGAAGAAGGAAGTTATTATAAGCGACATAAGGATCAATTTAAAACCAATAGTGCAAGAAAATTCTCATTTGTCATATACTTAAATGAAAACTGGGAAGAATGTAACGGAGGGCAGTTGGTATTGTATAGCAATAATGGAGTAGAGCAGAGTGAGCTACCAACGAATAGAAAGGCTGTCTTTTTTAGAAGCGATGATTTGGAGCATGAAGTATTGCCGGTAAATAAGAAGCGACTGAGTATTGTAGGGTGGTTAAAGTCGGTATAA